In Lolium rigidum isolate FL_2022 chromosome 3, APGP_CSIRO_Lrig_0.1, whole genome shotgun sequence, the genomic window CCAGGATGCACCGCCACCTCAAGCGCCTCAACAAGCCCGCCGTCAAGAGCATCGAGGTGCGCCCGCCGAGCTAGATTCGTTTTCCTGCCCTTGTTCGTCTGAAGATTTGAATGGGGATTTCTTCCTCCCCGTTCGAACCTAGCGTTTCTTGCTCTGCATTTGTGAGGATTCGAAGCTATAGTTCTTGGCTAATCCCCTAAAGTTGCACTCCGATTTGAAAGTATCATCTTTTTGGGGCTATTTTTTCCTGGTTGTTCTAGGGGCTGATTCGCTTTCTCGCTTTGCAATTTTCGCGAAAGTCCCCATCTTTCTTTCGGCTACAGCGGACACGGCTAGGCAAAAAAATTTCAACAAAGATGCCCACTACTTTGTGCGAGTTTCTTTCTTTGTAGTTATTAAACTTCAGTGCGAAATCTGAAGCTTCAGTGGATGCCAAAGCAGTGCCGAATCTCAGTGAAACTTCGTGGatgctaatttttttgttttgtttgcaagCAGAGCCCTGATGGGGACATCATAGACTGCGTGCACATCTCGCACCAGCCGGCCTTTGACCACCCATACCTCAAGAACCACACTATCCAGGTAACACCAAATTTGTTTGCAACTGTGTCGGCCGTAGAAGAAGCCATGATATTTTTGCTGGATTCCATAAATCATTTTGCCCTTGCAGATGAGGCCGAGCTATCACCCGGAGGGTCTGTACGACGAATCCAAGACCTCCTCTGCCGATGGCGAGAAGCCTATGGTTCAGTTGTGGCACCAGAATGGCAGGTGCTCTCCGGGCACCGTCCCTGTCCGGAGAACAAAGAAGGATGACCTGCTCCGGGCAAGCTCGTTCCGGCGGTATGGAAGGAAGCGGCACACCGTGGCGAACCCGATGTCCGTCGACCCCGCCATGCTCAACGAGGGCGGCCATCAAGTACGTGCACCACATTGCATCCATCTGTCTTAGTGTTGGGTCCAGTGAGTTGCAGCAAGGAAGAAGAAATGCCACCTAAGTGCTATATTGTGTGCATCGTATATGTAACTGTCTGATGTGGATTTTCAGCACGCGATATCGTACGTTCAAGGCGAGAAGTACTACGGCGCGAAGGCGACGATCAATGTCTGGGATCCCAAGATCGAGCAGCCCAACGAGTTCAGCCTGTCCCAGCTGTGGATCTTGGGGGGCTCCTTCGGGGAGGACCTCAACAGCATCGAAGCTGGCTGGCAGGTACCGCTGAAAGATCATCCAACCACATACAGCTCCATGAGCTTGCACTCTCGTAGCCCATGTCTAGTAAATGCAGCACCGTTCTTGTGGTTGATCGGTACCTCTGTTCCTGCGATTTTTAGCTAGCCCTGCCCTGTGGTGTCACGAGCTCTGAACTTTTCTCTGTTCTGTTTGATTATTCTTCAGGTTAGCCCTGACCTCTATGGGGACAACAACACAAGGCTGTTCACCTACTGGACCGTAAGTGTTTTCTTCACATTCTCTTGTAAACAATCAAGTTCAATTTGTGAAATTTGCTCGTGCTGATGTTCTCTTCTACATGTTCTGTATTCTGTAGAGTGATGCGTACCAGGCCACAGGTTGCTACAACATACTGTGTTCAGGGTTCGTTCAGATCAACAGTGAGGTGGCCATGGGAGCCAGCATCTTCCCCCTCTCAGGCTACTCCGGCTCACAGTATGACATCAGCATACTAATCTGGAAGGTGAGCAAGCAGTTCAATCTAGTGCAGTCAGAAATTGTGTCACAAGCATGCAGGCCAGAAAATCTTTGcccacttgctgctgtgctctttACTCTTGCACCTTGACTGAACTATGAAAATTATTTAGTCCCCCCCTCACCCTGGGGCTCTTTAGTCAACAACCCTTTTTATCCTTGATGATTACTCTAGCTGTGTTTGTCAATAGAAGTTTCATGAAGCATGCAACTTTTAACCTCAACAAGCAACTGTTGTTGATAGTGCCGAGATAGAAAGTCTTATGTGTTCTCATTTCTATGGAGCACGGGTAATGAGTGCGTGCTTGGCATGCTTAGTGCGGCACTAATGTCGGCGCATCTGAATGCTAAACGGCTACCCTGTACTGAAGTCTAGATTTATGTTATACTCCATGTCAATGCATGTGGTTGTCAATGTTGACAAACCTGATGCTGCTTGTTATGCTGTGTGTGGTCTAATGATTTTACTTATTGCTCACAGGATCCGAAAGAGGGACACTGGTGGATGCAGTTCGGCAAGGAGTACGTGTTGGGGTACTGGccgtccttcctcttctcgtaccTAGCGGACAGCGCGTCGATGATCGAGTGGGGCGGAGAGGTGGTGAACTCGCAACCCGATGGTGTGCACACGTCGACGCAGATGGGCAGCGGGCACTTCCCGGAGGAGGGGTTCAGCAAGGCGAGCTACTTCAAGAACATCCAGGTGGTGGACAGCACAAACAACCTCAAGGCTCCCCGGGGCCTGGGCACGTTCACGGAGCAGTCCAACTGCTACGACGTGCAGAACGGCAACAACGGCGACTGGGGCTCCTACTTCTACTACGGAGGCCCTGGCAGGAGCTCCAACTGCCAGTAGTGACCGAGATCATCCTGACTGATGATTGAGCGAGCAAGCATGCGCCGATCCATGTCGAGTGTAACACACCATCAGAATGCATCATAAGTTTTCTTAGGTCTAGGTAGTGTGTCTGATGTGAATGGGTCCCGGTGTcgcttttctgattttttttctctCCAATATTTCTGTGTCATGTCAAGCCTTCTGAAGAGAAGCATGGCAtgtggtgtggtggtggtggtgcacctGTGATGATGGCCTACCAGTACCACACCTCCTTTTCATATAATGGTAGATTCAGCTGTCTTTCTGGGTATTGTTGGAGGTTCTCTCTTGGGCTCAACCAAAGAGGGTCATGGGTGCAAATGCTTTGTTTCTCTTGTCACACCTTTCTCTCCTTTGGATGGATGCCGCCAGTGTAGTGTATCGAAATCCGCAATCGGCTGTGTCTCGATGAGAATCGCAGTGTTCTGTGAAATACTTTGGTATATGCATGAGCTCAAAAAGATCTGCAGCCTCTTATGAGCAATCGATTGGTAAATGGCGGTACAGAGTTAATTGAATATTTGCGGTACTGTTGTTCCATGAAGATACAAAAAACATAAGTAGGTCGACAACTGGAACTACTTGATCCGCCGAAAGAAGATAGATATAGACAACTGGAACTACTTCTGGAGATTTGCTATAGTTCAGTTCTCTATGTTTTATATGAAAAACAAACATCTTACTGATTTCGTCACTGGAGAGCCACTATTCAATGATATGCACCCAAGATTAGTTGTGTTTTGTGGCAGAT contains:
- the LOC124704625 gene encoding uncharacterized protein LOC124704625 — protein: MATARVGACLLVAVMCLSCGAAAAARSPEARMHRHLKRLNKPAVKSIESPDGDIIDCVHISHQPAFDHPYLKNHTIQMRPSYHPEGLYDESKTSSADGEKPMVQLWHQNGRCSPGTVPVRRTKKDDLLRASSFRRYGRKRHTVANPMSVDPAMLNEGGHQHAISYVQGEKYYGAKATINVWDPKIEQPNEFSLSQLWILGGSFGEDLNSIEAGWQVSPDLYGDNNTRLFTYWTSDAYQATGCYNILCSGFVQINSEVAMGASIFPLSGYSGSQYDISILIWKDPKEGHWWMQFGKEYVLGYWPSFLFSYLADSASMIEWGGEVVNSQPDGVHTSTQMGSGHFPEEGFSKASYFKNIQVVDSTNNLKAPRGLGTFTEQSNCYDVQNGNNGDWGSYFYYGGPGRSSNCQ